A part of Populus alba chromosome 8, ASM523922v2, whole genome shotgun sequence genomic DNA contains:
- the LOC118039921 gene encoding zinc finger protein JAGGED isoform X1 — protein MRPENNPLDLNNLPEDYSRDGKQVLDEGSSSGCKKKKSGAKDGKEECGKVYECRFCSLKFCKSQALGGHMNRHRQERETETLNRARQLVFSSDNLAAPVAHLGSCQPMGTGSYHPAGNIGDPFRSAYTVPRLFPGSSSTLLPAPAPQPPHQSYLYTSPSRLPASYNSQYPQQPINDYYIGHVLNNTSQTHPSHQNMNYNMSASESNYTCIGAPVAHVGFGLGSSRSTEGSGRDGSLSNQEDGLNWGRSYAGGGQQHLDHPSSINRFQDGF, from the exons AT GAGACCCGAGAACAACCCGTTAGACCTCAACAACTTGCCTGAGGATTACTCTAGAGATGGTAAACAAGTCCTTGATGAAGGCTCTTCTTCTG GctgcaagaaaaagaaaagcggCGCTAAGGATGGGAAAGAAGAGTGTGGTAAGGTCTATGAGTGTAGGTTTTGTTCCCTCAAGTTCTGCAAATCTCAAGCTCTTGGAGGGCACATGAACCGACACAGACAAG AGAGGGAGACAGAAACACTGAACCGGGCTCGCCAACTGGTCTTCAGTAGTGATAACCTAGCCGCCCCTGTGGCTCACCTAGG CAGCTGCCAACCAATGGGAACAGGGAGCTACCACCCAGCAGGCAACATTGGAGATCCATTTAGATCAGCGTACACAGTACCAAGACTGTTCCCTGGTTCTTCATCAACTCTCttaccagcaccagcaccacaACCTCCTCATCAATCGTATCTATACACATCTCCTTCACGCCTCCCAGCTTCTTATAACTCACAGTATCCTCAACAGCCCATAAACGATTATTACATTGGCCATGTACTCAACAACACTTCACAAACACACCCTTCCCACCAGAACATGAACTACAACATGAGTGCCTCAGAATCCAATTACACTTGCATTGGTGCCCCAGTAGCTCACGTTGGGTTCGGACTTGGTTCAAGCCGTAGCACGGAGGGAAGCGGTAGAGATGGATCACTGAGCAATCAGGAAGATGGTTTGAATTGGGGAAGGAGCTATGCAGGAGGAGGACAGCAGCATTTGGATCATCCTTCCTCGATCAATCGGTTTCAAGATGGGttttaa
- the LOC118039921 gene encoding zinc finger protein JAGGED isoform X2, protein MRPENNPLDLNNLPEDYSRDGKQVLDEGSSSGCKKKKSGAKDGKEECGKVYECRFCSLKFCKSQALGGHMNRHRQERETETLNRARQLVFSSDNLAAPVAHLGCQPMGTGSYHPAGNIGDPFRSAYTVPRLFPGSSSTLLPAPAPQPPHQSYLYTSPSRLPASYNSQYPQQPINDYYIGHVLNNTSQTHPSHQNMNYNMSASESNYTCIGAPVAHVGFGLGSSRSTEGSGRDGSLSNQEDGLNWGRSYAGGGQQHLDHPSSINRFQDGF, encoded by the exons AT GAGACCCGAGAACAACCCGTTAGACCTCAACAACTTGCCTGAGGATTACTCTAGAGATGGTAAACAAGTCCTTGATGAAGGCTCTTCTTCTG GctgcaagaaaaagaaaagcggCGCTAAGGATGGGAAAGAAGAGTGTGGTAAGGTCTATGAGTGTAGGTTTTGTTCCCTCAAGTTCTGCAAATCTCAAGCTCTTGGAGGGCACATGAACCGACACAGACAAG AGAGGGAGACAGAAACACTGAACCGGGCTCGCCAACTGGTCTTCAGTAGTGATAACCTAGCCGCCCCTGTGGCTCACCTAGG CTGCCAACCAATGGGAACAGGGAGCTACCACCCAGCAGGCAACATTGGAGATCCATTTAGATCAGCGTACACAGTACCAAGACTGTTCCCTGGTTCTTCATCAACTCTCttaccagcaccagcaccacaACCTCCTCATCAATCGTATCTATACACATCTCCTTCACGCCTCCCAGCTTCTTATAACTCACAGTATCCTCAACAGCCCATAAACGATTATTACATTGGCCATGTACTCAACAACACTTCACAAACACACCCTTCCCACCAGAACATGAACTACAACATGAGTGCCTCAGAATCCAATTACACTTGCATTGGTGCCCCAGTAGCTCACGTTGGGTTCGGACTTGGTTCAAGCCGTAGCACGGAGGGAAGCGGTAGAGATGGATCACTGAGCAATCAGGAAGATGGTTTGAATTGGGGAAGGAGCTATGCAGGAGGAGGACAGCAGCATTTGGATCATCCTTCCTCGATCAATCGGTTTCAAGATGGGttttaa